A genomic stretch from Dama dama isolate Ldn47 chromosome 10, ASM3311817v1, whole genome shotgun sequence includes:
- the SLX1A gene encoding structure-specific endonuclease subunit SLX1, producing MGPAGGAARSGRFFGVYLLYCLNPRHRGRVYVGFTVNPARRVQQHNGGRKKGGAWRTSGRGPWEMVLIVHGFPSAVAALRFEWAWQHPQASRRLTHVGRRLRGEATFAFHLRVLAHMLRAPPWARLPLTLRWLRVDFRQDLCPPPPPHMPLAFGPPPPRAPALRSQAGPSDDTGCEPELDVDARCTLCARALQDEESPLCCPHPGCSLRAHVICLAEEFLQEEPGQLLPLEGACPGCKNSLLWGDLIWLCRMGTEEDSEDSELEEEHWTDMLET from the exons ATGGGCCCCGCAGGGGGCGCGGCGAGGTCCGGACGCTTCTTCGGCGTCTACCTGCTCTATTGTCTGAACCCTAGGCACCGGGGCCGCGTCTACGTGGGGTTCACCGTCAATCCTGCTCGTCGGGTGCAGCAGCACAACGGGGGCCGCAAAAAAGGCGGGGCGTGGCGGACCAGTGGGCGCGGGCCGTG GGAGATGGTGCTCATCGTACACGGCTTCCCCTCTGCAGTGGCTGCTCTTAGG TTCGAGTGGGCCTGGCAGCACCCACAAGCCTCGCGCCGCTTGACGCACGTCGGTCGGCGCCTGCGCGGAGAGGCCACCTTCGCCTTCCACTTGCGCGTCCTGGCTCACATGCTGCGCGCGCCGCCCTGGGCGCGCCTCCCGCTCACCCTGCGCTGGCTGCGCGTTGACTTCCGCCAGGACCTCTGCCCACCGCCGCCACCTCACATGCCACTGGCCTTCGGGCCTCCACCGCCCCGGGCCCCAGCCCTGAGGAGCCAGGCAGGTCCTTCCGACGACACGGGATGCGAGCCGGAGCTAGACGTCGACGCCCGCTGCACCCTCTGCGCACGTGCGCTCCAG GATGAAGAGAGCCCCCTGTGTTGCCCGCACCCTGGCTGCTCCCTAAGGGCCCATGTGATCTGCCTGGCAGAGGAGTTCCTGCAGGAGGAACCAGGGCAGCTTCTGCCTCTAGAGGGCGCATGCCCTGG TTGTAAGAACTCACTGCTGTGGGGAGACCTGATCTGGCTGTGCCGGATGGGCACCGAGGAGGACTCGGAGGACTCGGAATTAGAAGAG GAGCACTGGACCGACATGCTTGAGACCTGA
- the BOLA2B gene encoding bolA-like protein 2, which translates to MELSAEYLREKLQRDLEAEHVEVEDTTPNRCASSFRVLVVSAKFEGKPLLQRHRLVNTCLAEELLHIHAFEQKTLTPEQWAREQQK; encoded by the exons ATGGAACTCAGTGCCGAGTACCTCCGGGAGAAGCTGCAGCGGGACCTGGAAGCGGAGCACGTG GAAGTGGAGGACACGACTCCCAACCGTTGCGCGTCCAGCTTCCGAGTCCTTGTGGTGTCGGCCAAGTTCGAGGGGAAACCGCTGCTTCAGAGACACCG GCTTGTGAACACTTGCCTAGCCGAAGAGCTCCTGCACATTCACGCTTTTGAGCAGAAAACCCTGACCCCAGAGCAGTGGGCCCGTGAGCAGCAGAAATAA
- the LOC133063586 gene encoding non-histone chromosomal protein HMG-14: protein MPKRKVSSAEGAAKEEPKRRSARLSAKPAPAKVETKPKKAAGKDKSSDKKVQTKGKRGAKGKQAEVANQETKEDLPAENGETKNEESPASDEAEEKEAKSD from the coding sequence ATGCCCAAGAGGAAGGTCAGCTCCGCCGAGGGGGCGGCGAAGGAGGAGCCCAAGAGGAGATCGGCGAGGTTGTCAGCAAAACCGGCTCCTGCAAAAGTGGAAACGAAGCCAAAAAAGGCGGCGGGAAAGGATAAATCTTCAGACAAAAAAGtgcaaacaaaagggaaaagaggagcaaagggaAAACAGGCAGAAGTGGCCAACCAAGAGACTAAAGAAGACTTGCCTGCAGAAAATGGAGAGACTAAAAACGAGGAGAGCCCAGCCTCTGatgaagcagaagagaaagaagccaagtcTGATTAA